In the genome of bacterium, the window CCTAATGATGCTCCAAATCTCCAGGAATTTACAGGGCCATAAATATACTTAAATTTGTGTTTTGATGAACCTTTCAATTGAGCGATCGTATGTTTTTTCAACAGATGCTGGAAAAAAGCAAGCTGGAACCTGCCTCATTTTTAAGTGATAGCGTAGGCATTCGCAACATATTCCCTTTCTTGAACAGGGTTCATATGTGCAATTGCAATTTTTAAGATTTTCACTTACCTTACATTCTTTCATACATCCTCCTTAAGATATAAAAATGAAGAATAT includes:
- a CDS encoding DUF6485 family protein; translated protein: MKECKVSENLKNCNCTYEPCSRKGICCECLRYHLKMRQVPACFFPASVEKTYDRSIERFIKTQI